Genomic segment of Coleofasciculus sp. FACHB-1120:
AAAATAATAAAATTGTCCCCACACTCGGCAACCAAAGAGCCTTCGGGTAGAGGGTGAAAAACAAGATTATCAACCCCCCAATGAACGGTAAACGGGCAAGGCGTTCGGAAAGATGAGAAGCAACGTGATGCCACACCGGGTCTAAAGGTTGCAGCAGTCGAGAAGACAACGTCCCTTGCACCACCTGCTTCTCAAAATCCCAAATCACCCAAACAACCGTAAACTGCCTAACCAGAAAGGCTGCAATGAAATAACGGGCAAAATCTACTGGCGACAGTCCAAATTGCCCGCCTTGCGCTGCTGCCTCCATCCAAATCCCCATCAATATGAAGGGCACAGAACCTGATAGCGCCCACAAAAATAGTTCTGCCCGATACTCCAGCATATGAGCGTAATAAGCTAGCAACAAAGCTTTGGCGGTTCTAATTGCTGAACTCATAC
This window contains:
- a CDS encoding ABC-2 family transporter protein; the encoded protein is MSSAIRTAKALLLAYYAHMLEYRAELFLWALSGSVPFILMGIWMEAAAQGGQFGLSPVDFARYFIAAFLVRQFTVVWVIWDFEKQVVQGTLSSRLLQPLDPVWHHVASHLSERLARLPFIGGLIILFFTLYPKALWLPSVGTILLFFGVVAIAFTLRFLIQYTFALFAFWTERASAIEQFWYLLYLFLSGVVAPLEVFPPTVREVVQWTPFPYLVYFPAALLVGLPVDLGRGLLTMFGWCLLFFVWNRWMWRRGLKQYSGMGA